Proteins from a genomic interval of Papaver somniferum cultivar HN1 chromosome 4, ASM357369v1, whole genome shotgun sequence:
- the LOC113274717 gene encoding EKC/KEOPS complex subunit TPRKB-like isoform X1, translating into MKSYDVDGTSLFLALYKDVSNSKELLNLMHAGTLEPEVAFLNASLIPDVFPLLAAAQKTLIAKSRDSLTTRTLHSELVFNYSGSKHITESLKRCGISETTTYVLAAQFASPDEMKAVDKLIDGKEIDLEELATGANNAQIQKHFKISGLELGISTLADAITCRIAARDAL; encoded by the exons ATGAAGTCGTACGATGTGGATGGAACCTCTCTTTTTCTCGCCCTTTACAAAGACGTCAGCAATTCCAA GGAACTCCTAAATTTGATGCACGCTGGAACACTAGAACCTGAAGTAGCATTTCTTAATGCATCACTT ATACCAGATGTTTTTCCCCTCCTAGCAGCTGCGCAAAAGACTCTTATCGCCAAATCAAGAGATTCACTGACCACACGTACTCTTCATTCTGAGCTTGTCTTCAACTACTCAGGATCTAAGCAT ATTACGGAATCACTGAAAAGATGTGGTATCTCCGAAACCACTACCTATGTTCTTGCTGCCCAGTTTGCTTCTCCTGATGAG ATGAAAGCTGTTGACAAGCTTATAGATGGGAAAGAGATTGACTTGGAAGAGTTGGCAACAGGAGCAAACAACGCCCAAATCCAGAAG CACTTCAAAATATCTGGTCTGGAACTTGGAATATCAACACTTGCAGATGCCATCACATGTCGAATCGCTGCACGAGATGCCTTGTAA
- the LOC113274717 gene encoding EKC/KEOPS complex subunit TPRKB-like isoform X2 gives MHAGTLEPEVAFLNASLIPDVFPLLAAAQKTLIAKSRDSLTTRTLHSELVFNYSGSKHITESLKRCGISETTTYVLAAQFASPDEMKAVDKLIDGKEIDLEELATGANNAQIQKHFKISGLELGISTLADAITCRIAARDAL, from the exons ATGCACGCTGGAACACTAGAACCTGAAGTAGCATTTCTTAATGCATCACTT ATACCAGATGTTTTTCCCCTCCTAGCAGCTGCGCAAAAGACTCTTATCGCCAAATCAAGAGATTCACTGACCACACGTACTCTTCATTCTGAGCTTGTCTTCAACTACTCAGGATCTAAGCAT ATTACGGAATCACTGAAAAGATGTGGTATCTCCGAAACCACTACCTATGTTCTTGCTGCCCAGTTTGCTTCTCCTGATGAG ATGAAAGCTGTTGACAAGCTTATAGATGGGAAAGAGATTGACTTGGAAGAGTTGGCAACAGGAGCAAACAACGCCCAAATCCAGAAG CACTTCAAAATATCTGGTCTGGAACTTGGAATATCAACACTTGCAGATGCCATCACATGTCGAATCGCTGCACGAGATGCCTTGTAA